A stretch of the Candidatus Cloacimonadota bacterium genome encodes the following:
- the recQ gene encoding DNA helicase RecQ yields the protein MLELKSILKNTFGFDEFRLLQQDIIQNILSKKDTLIIMPTGSGKSLCYQLPALIFEGLTIVISPLISLMKDQVEQLHEMGVRAVFLNSSLTYSEYNFNINLILKSQVKLVYLAPEAMLTQKILTIFSKIKVDCITIDEAHCISEWGHDFRPEYRQLVEVRKLFPKAVCVALTATATPRVQKDIMDNLKFEKSNKFISSFNRENLFLQIIPKTEPVIQTLDFLEKFPDQSGIIYCFSRRQVDELYQILEEKGFSVKPYHAGLEDEERRRNQELFIKDDVQIIVATIAFGMGINKPNIRFVVHFDLPKNIESYYQEIGRAGRDGLKSSCLLLFSYGDIAKIKYFINQKEEKEKRIAFMHLDALVNFCEANICRRVPLLKYFGEDFSTENCGMCDNCGEETKELIDITIHAQKFLSCMKRTGEFFGAGHIIDILRGSKNQKVLEKKHEQLSTYNIGNDLSKKQWFHLSRQFIQQNLIRKDNQFGSLKITPEGWEVLRSKQKIEGLLIEEKVKFKKIKEVDFEFDHKLFEKLRQKRKEIASSSGLPPYIIFQDKALIEMAAFFPQSEYNFMKINGVGQNKFEKYGNTFLEIIRDYCHEFKIKEKQKEEKTQYKLKLEKTEGKTEKEKSFSFNKVREEFPKAYEKWTETDDDLLETSFQIEQNIGELAKLFQRKPGAIRSRLRKIGLIK from the coding sequence ATGCTTGAACTAAAATCCATTCTTAAAAACACTTTTGGTTTTGACGAATTTCGTCTTTTACAACAAGATATTATCCAAAACATTCTATCCAAAAAAGATACTCTGATCATTATGCCGACAGGAAGCGGGAAATCGCTGTGTTATCAACTTCCGGCTCTTATCTTTGAAGGTTTGACGATCGTTATTTCTCCTTTAATTTCTTTGATGAAAGATCAGGTCGAACAACTGCACGAAATGGGTGTCAGAGCAGTTTTCCTGAATAGTTCTCTAACTTACAGCGAATATAATTTCAATATAAATCTAATTCTCAAAAGTCAGGTAAAACTGGTTTATCTCGCTCCGGAAGCGATGTTAACACAGAAAATCCTGACTATATTTTCCAAAATTAAAGTGGATTGTATCACCATCGACGAAGCACATTGCATTTCCGAATGGGGACACGATTTTCGTCCTGAATATCGGCAGTTGGTCGAAGTTCGGAAACTCTTTCCCAAAGCAGTTTGTGTGGCTTTGACTGCAACTGCAACTCCGCGAGTTCAAAAAGATATAATGGATAATCTGAAGTTTGAAAAATCCAATAAATTCATCTCCAGTTTTAACCGCGAGAATTTATTCCTGCAGATAATTCCCAAAACAGAACCGGTCATTCAGACACTCGATTTTTTAGAGAAATTTCCTGACCAATCCGGAATTATTTACTGTTTTTCGCGCAGACAAGTTGATGAACTTTATCAAATTTTAGAAGAAAAAGGATTTTCCGTAAAACCTTATCATGCCGGACTCGAAGATGAAGAACGACGCAGAAATCAGGAACTTTTCATCAAAGATGATGTACAAATAATCGTCGCAACTATCGCTTTTGGGATGGGAATCAACAAGCCGAATATCCGCTTTGTCGTACATTTCGACCTGCCTAAAAATATTGAAAGTTATTACCAGGAAATCGGCAGAGCAGGTCGGGACGGTCTGAAATCTTCTTGTTTACTCCTTTTCAGTTACGGAGACATTGCCAAAATCAAGTATTTCATCAATCAGAAAGAGGAGAAAGAAAAACGAATCGCTTTTATGCATCTCGATGCTCTCGTCAATTTCTGCGAAGCGAATATCTGTCGTCGTGTTCCACTTTTAAAATATTTTGGAGAAGATTTTTCCACTGAAAATTGCGGAATGTGTGATAATTGCGGAGAAGAAACAAAAGAGTTAATCGATATAACAATTCATGCTCAAAAATTTCTCTCCTGCATGAAACGAACCGGAGAATTTTTCGGAGCAGGTCATATCATCGATATTTTAAGAGGTTCGAAAAATCAGAAGGTTTTGGAAAAGAAACACGAGCAACTTTCAACTTATAATATCGGCAACGACCTTTCCAAAAAGCAGTGGTTTCACCTTTCCCGCCAGTTTATCCAACAAAATTTAATCAGGAAAGATAATCAGTTCGGCAGTTTGAAAATCACTCCCGAAGGTTGGGAAGTATTGAGAAGCAAGCAGAAAATCGAAGGTTTATTGATCGAAGAGAAAGTGAAATTCAAGAAAATCAAAGAAGTTGACTTTGAGTTTGATCACAAACTTTTCGAGAAACTTCGTCAGAAAAGAAAAGAAATCGCCAGTTCTTCCGGTCTTCCTCCCTACATCATATTTCAGGATAAAGCACTGATCGAAATGGCTGCTTTCTTCCCGCAATCTGAATACAATTTTATGAAGATCAATGGAGTCGGACAGAATAAATTCGAGAAATATGGAAATACATTTTTGGAAATTATCAGGGATTATTGCCATGAATTCAAAATTAAGGAGAAGCAGAAAGAAGAGAAAACGCAGTATAAGTTGAAGTTGGAAAAAACGGAAGGAAAAACTGAAAAAGAAAAAAGTTTTTCATTCAATAAAGTTCGAGAAGAATTTCCCAAAGCCTACGAAAAATGGACGGAAACGGATGATGATCTTCTCGAAACAAGTTTTCAAATAGAGCAAAATATCGGAGAATTAGCGAAACTTTTCCAACGCAAACCGGGTGCGATCAGATCGAGATTGAGAAAAATTGGCTTGATAAAATGA
- the trpS gene encoding tryptophan--tRNA ligase: protein MNKKIALTGIKPTGLPHIGNYFGMYVPAIKLAEKYDTRYFIADYHALNMMRNPEVIRELTYEVAATWLAMGLNPDESILYKQSAVCGTFELTILLMAFTSKGLLNRAHAYKAKVQENTEAGKDPDDGVNMGLFTYPALMAADILQFDSDVVPVGQDQKQHLEMTIDIAQTINHNYGKELLKIPEALIREETGAVIGLDGRKMSKSYNNTIPLFLPPKKLRKLIMKIVTNSQTIEESKNPDECNIFALYKLFAGKEQQQEMRKRYEAGGLGWGHAKQDLFEIMNETLTPIRDEYTRIINNKDYIDEVLDKGAERANDIVSKKMLELRKAIGLA from the coding sequence ATGAATAAAAAAATCGCCTTAACCGGTATAAAACCAACAGGTCTTCCCCACATCGGGAATTATTTTGGCATGTATGTTCCGGCCATAAAATTAGCAGAGAAATATGATACTCGCTATTTTATTGCTGATTATCACGCTTTGAATATGATGCGAAATCCGGAAGTTATTCGGGAATTAACTTATGAAGTTGCTGCTACCTGGTTGGCAATGGGATTGAATCCCGATGAATCTATTCTATATAAACAATCAGCAGTTTGCGGAACATTTGAATTAACCATCCTTCTGATGGCTTTTACTTCCAAAGGATTGTTGAATCGCGCTCACGCTTACAAAGCCAAAGTTCAGGAAAATACGGAAGCAGGAAAAGATCCCGATGATGGTGTAAACATGGGACTTTTCACATATCCGGCTTTGATGGCTGCTGATATCCTCCAATTCGACAGCGATGTTGTTCCGGTTGGACAGGATCAGAAACAGCATCTGGAAATGACGATAGATATTGCTCAAACCATCAATCATAATTACGGGAAAGAACTGCTGAAAATTCCGGAAGCGTTAATTCGAGAAGAGACAGGTGCAGTAATTGGACTTGATGGCAGGAAGATGAGCAAAAGTTATAATAACACGATTCCGCTATTTCTTCCTCCTAAAAAATTGAGAAAACTGATCATGAAAATCGTGACCAATTCTCAAACAATCGAAGAATCGAAAAATCCCGATGAATGTAATATTTTTGCTTTGTATAAACTCTTTGCTGGCAAAGAACAGCAGCAGGAAATGCGAAAGAGATATGAAGCCGGAGGATTGGGCTGGGGACATGCAAAGCAGGATCTTTTTGAAATTATGAACGAAACTCTAACTCCGATCCGGGATGAATATACGAGAATCATCAACAACAAGGATTACATCGATGAAGTGTTAGATAAAGGTGCGGAACGAGCAAATGATATCGTTTCCAAAAAAATGCTGGAATTAAGGAAAGCAATTGGTTTAGCTTGA
- the secG gene encoding preprotein translocase subunit SecG, giving the protein MYTVLMIIHVLVSIALILVILMQSSKGGALDGMLGGTASNVLGGQAAPKFLQNATKILAFVFMLMCILMAFQLKSVRKPSSKAIDQLKKEAAEQPLEEDVPVLPTEEQPVEIPAGE; this is encoded by the coding sequence ATGTACACAGTTTTAATGATCATACATGTATTGGTCTCGATCGCGTTGATCTTGGTGATCTTGATGCAGTCGAGTAAAGGCGGAGCTCTCGATGGCATGCTCGGAGGAACAGCTTCCAATGTTCTGGGAGGACAAGCAGCTCCGAAATTCCTGCAAAATGCGACAAAAATTCTAGCATTTGTTTTTATGTTGATGTGTATTCTCATGGCATTCCAGTTAAAAAGCGTCAGGAAACCTTCAAGCAAAGCAATTGATCAACTTAAGAAAGAAGCAGCAGAACAACCTCTGGAAGAGGATGTACCTGTTTTACCAACAGAAGAACAACCGGTAGAAATACCCGCGGGAGAATAA